One region of Carya illinoinensis cultivar Pawnee chromosome 8, C.illinoinensisPawnee_v1, whole genome shotgun sequence genomic DNA includes:
- the LOC122319208 gene encoding probable CCR4-associated factor 1 homolog 7 yields the protein MSILPKGDSIQIREVWSDNLEEEFALIREIVDDYNYIAMDTEFPGVVLRPVGTFKNINDYNYQTLKDNVDMLKLIQLGLTFSDEHGNLPTCGTDQFCIWQFNFREFNISEDIFASDSIDLLHESGIDFKKNNEKGIDVNRFGELLMSSGIVLNDAVQWVTFHSGYDFGYLLKLLTCRSLPDAQAGFFDLINMYFPMVYDIKHLMKFCNSLHGGLNKLAELLEVERVGVCHQAGSDSLLTASTFRKLRDSFFSGSTEKYAGVLYGLGVENGQSTN from the coding sequence ATGTCGATTTTACCGAAAGGCGATTCGATTCAAATCCGGGAGGTTTGGAGTGATAATCTGGAGGAAGAATTTGCTTTGATCCGTGAAATTGTTGACGATTATAACTATATTGCTATGGACACCGAGTTCCCGGGCGTGGTTCTTCGTCCTGTGGGGACTTTCAAGAACATCAATGACTATAACTATCAAACACTGAAAGACAACGTGGATATGCTGAAATTGATTCAATTGGGTCTCACCTTCTCCGACGAGCATGGAAATCTTCCCACGTGCGGGACCGATCAGTTTTGCATCTGGCAATTCAACTTCCGTGAGTTTAATATAAGTGAAGATATTTTCGCAAGCGATTCCATTGACTTGTTGCACGAGTCAGGGATtgatttcaagaaaaataacgAGAAGGGCATCGATGTGAATCGGTTCGGTGAGCTTTTGATGTCGTCGGGGATTGTGTTGAACGATGCTGTGCAATGGGTCACCTTCCACAGTGGGTATGATTTCGGTTACTTGCTTAAACTTCTGACATGCCGGAGTTTGCCCGATGCGCAAGCTGGGTTCTTTGATCTAATCAACATGTATTTCCCCATGGTATATGATATCAAGCATTTGATGAAGTTTTGCAATAGCCTCCACGGTGGTTTGAACAAGCTTGCGGAGTTGTTGGAAGTGGAGAGAGTTGGCGTGTGCCATCAAGCGGGTTCTGATAGTTTGCTGACTGCCAGTACCTTTAGGAAGTTGAGGGACTCCTTTTTCAGTGGCTCTACAGAGAAATACGCAGGCGTTTTATATGGTCTTGGTGTCGAGAATGGACAGAGtactaattaa
- the LOC122318568 gene encoding stromal cell-derived factor 2-like protein — translation MALGFFALALFLFLGLDTDFGYTSPASAASSEGVEITYGSVLKLTHEKTKFRLHSHDVPYGSGSGQQSVTSFPNVDDSNSYWIVRPQPGTSAKQGDTITSGTIIRLQHMRTRKWLHSHLHASPITGNLEVSCFGGENESDTGDYWRLLIEGSGKTWRQDQRIRLQHVDTSGYLHSHDKKYSRIAGGQQEVCGIQEKRADNVWLAAEGVYLPITESK, via the exons ATGGCTCTCGGATTCTTCGCTCTCgctctcttcctcttcctcggTCTGGATACCGATTTTGGCTACACTTCCCCCGCTTCCGCCGCTTCTTCTGAGGGCGTTGAG ATTACCTATGGGTCGGTTCTAAAGCTGACGCATGAGAAGACCAAGTTTCGGTTGCATTCCCACGATGTGCCTTATGGTTCTGGTAGTGGGCAACAATCAGTCACTAGTTTTCCCAACGTCGATGATTCCAATAGCTACTGG ATTGTTAGACCTCAGCCAGGAACTTCTGCCAAACAAGGTGACACAATTACAAGTGGGACAATCATCAGGTTGCAACACATGAGAACTAGGAAGTGGCTTCACAGCCATTTGCATGCATCTCCTATAACAGGCAACCTAGAG GTGAGCTGCTTTGGAGGAGAGAATGAATCTGACACTGGGGATTACTGGAG GTTGCTGATTGAAGGGAGTGGGAAGACTTGGAGGCAAGATCAAAGGATTAGGCTTCAACATGTCGACACTAGCGGCTACCTACATAGTCATGACAAGAAATACTCCCGCATTGCTGGAGGACAGCAGGAG GTTTGTGGCATCCAAGAAAAGCGTGCAGACAATGTTTGGTTGGCAGCCGAAGGCGTATACCTTCCAATCACAGAAAGCAAATAA
- the LOC122318567 gene encoding U-box domain-containing protein 14-like — MAKCYRNDVSSLVLDPHSTSPCVHFDLCTAFSSSSFRRKIFHAVSCGASSRHRRNHHDFTRSASDEPKPKAPAKRRSVNSEKLSDLLRMADLPEPETDAVKTKNGEALEELKRVVTELQDVDSVKRKAAASIARLRSKEDLEARVTLAILGAIPPLVGMLDSEDVETQIASLYALLNLGIGNDANKAAIVKAGGAHKMLKLIEFPKAPNPSVSEAVVANFLGLSALDSNKPVIGSSGAIPFLVKTLQNLDHQSCSLQSKQDALRALYNLLIFKSNVSIVLETNLVPFLLKTLDDMEVSERILAILSNVVSTSEGRKAISTVADAFTILVDVLNWTDSPGCQEKASYILMVMAHKGYKTDRQAMVEAGIVSSLLELTLLGSTLAQKRASRILECLRVDKGKQVSENFSNNLGTGAAVSAPICGESSSSSTNPVAGGPKECLEENNSSEEKRAVKQLVQQSLLYNMRRIIKRANLPQDFVPSDHFKSLTSSSTSKSLPF, encoded by the exons ATGGCCAAGTGTTACCGAAACGACGTCTCTTCTCTCGTTCTTGACCCCCATTCCACCAGCCCCTGCGTACACTTCGATTTATGTACCGCCTTCTCCAGCTCCTCATTCCGCCGCAAGATTTTTCACGCCGTCAGCTGTGGCGCCAGCTCCCGCCACCGTCGCAACCACCATGACTTCACCAGATCAGCTTCCGATGAACCTAAGCCCAAGGCGCCCGCAAAGCGGCGGTCCGTCAATTCCGAGAAGCTCTCCGATCTTCTGAGGATGGCGGACTTGCCGGAGCCCGAGACCGACGCCGTGAAGACGAAGAATGGGGAGGCATTGGAAGAGCTTAAGCGCGTGGTGACGGAACTCCAGGATGTAGACTCGGTCAAGAGAAAGGCTGCAGCGAGCATAGCGAGGCTGCGCTCCAAGGAAGACTTGGAGGCTAGAGTGACGCTCGCCATACTCGGAGCGATCCCTCCCCTGGTCGGAATGCTCGATTCGGAAGACGTCGAAACTCAGATCGCTTCTCTTTACGCGCTGCTCAATCTCGGGATCGGCAACGATGC GAATAAAGCGGCCATTGTTAAAGCTGGCGGTGCCCACAAGATGCTAAAGCTCATCGAGTTTCCAAAAGCTCCAAACCCATCAGTCTCAGAAGCCGTAGTGGCAAATTTTCTCGGCTTGAGCGCTTTGGATTCGAACAAGCCCGTGATCGGATCATCCGGGGCAATCCCATTTTTGGTGAAAACTCTCCAGAATTTAGACCATCAGAGTTGTAGCCTCCAGTCCAAGCAAGATGCCCTCCGAGCGCTCTACAACCTCTTAATCTTCAAGTCGAACGTTTCCATTGTTTTGGAAACCAACTTGGTACCATTTCTATTGAAAACATTGGACGATATGGAAGTGAGCGAACGAATTCTGGCAATCCTTAGCAATGTGGTGTCGACCTCCGAAGGTCGAAAGGCGATTAGCACTGTGGCGGATGCTTTCACAATATTGGTCGATGTTTTGAATTGGACCGATTCACCGGGTTGCCAAGAGAAGGCATCTTATATTTTAATGGTAATGGCACATAAAGGGTATAAAACTGACAGGCAGGCAATGGTAGAGGCTGGAATTGTATCGTCCTTGTTAGAGTTAACCCTTCTGGGTAGCACATTGGCCCAGAAGAGAGCTTCAAGGATCCTGGAGTGTTTGAGAGTTGACAAAGGGAAGCAAGTTTCTGAGAATTTTAGTAACAATTTGGGTACTGGTGCGGCAGTATCAGCACCCATTTGTGGTGAGTCTTCATCGTCTTCTACAAACCCGGTTGCTGGGGGTCCTAAGGAGTGTTTGGAGGAGAATAATTCGAGTGAGGAGAAGAGAGCAGTGAAGCAATTAGTCCAACAAAGTCTACTTTACAACATGAGAAGGATTATAAAGAGGGCAAATTTACCACAGGATTTTGTTCCCTCGGATCATTTCAAATCCCTCACATCTAGTTCGACCTCAAAGAGCTTGCCCTTTTGA